ACAATCGCCGCTATCAATACCCTTTCACGAACTGCACCCACTGCGGCCCCCGCTACAGCATCATTGAAACCCTGCCCTATGATCGCCCCCGCACGGCCATGGCCCAGTTTCCGATGTGTGCCGCCTGCCAACAGGAATATGAAAATCCAGGCGATCGCCGTTTCCATGCTCAACCGAACGCCTGTCCTGACTGCGGTCCTCAACTGACATTTTGCGGCAATGATGGCGTGGTCATTGCCAGAAAAAATGAAGCTCTCCAGGCAGCAGTTGAGGCTCTAAAACAGGGAAAAATCGTTGCTCTTAAAGGGTTAGGGGGCTTTCAGTTATTGGTAGATGCCCGAAATTTTCAGGCAGTACAAATCCTACGCGATCGCAAAGGCCGACCGCATAAGCCTTTTGCCGTCATGTATCCAGATTTAAACAAGCTCAAACAAGATTGCTTAGTTTCGGAAGTAGCAAAAACAATATTAGTATCTGCCGCTAGTCCGATTGTTTTATTACCCAAAAAAGAAACCATTTTATTGGCTCAAAATGTTGCTCCCGATAATCCTTATTTGGGCGTGATTTTGCCCTACACCCCGCTCCATCATTTATTGCTAAAAAAGCTTGATTTTCCTGTGGTGGCCACTAGCGGAAATCTTAGTAATGAACCCATTTGTATTGATAATCAAGTAGCCCATGAGCGCTTACAGAATATTGCTGACTACTTTTTATCGCACAATCGACCTATTTTGCGGGCTGTAGATGATTCCGTTATCCAAATCATTCATCAAACCCCAGTTATTCTGCGGCGAGCAAGAGGGTATGCCCCAGAACCAATCTATCTTAAAAAGTCCTTGCCGAAAAAGATATTGGCAGTAGGTGCTCACCTGAAAAATACCGTTGCCATTGGTCAGGATCGGCATATTTTCTTGAGTCAGCATATCGGTGATTTATCAAACCCGATTACTTTAGAGACTGCGGTACAAACCCTGCAAAAACTCGGTCAGATTTACGATTTTCAGCCGGATATCATTGCCTGCGATCGCCATCCCGATTATCTCTCCACCAATTACGCAAAAAACCTAGCTGAAAGCCTTGGTCTTCCTTTGATTCAAGTGCAACATCACGAAGCCCATCTCTATGCCTGCATTGCGGAGCATCAGCTAGAGCCCCCAATATTAGGCATCGCCTGGGATGGTACTGGTTATGGCACAGATGGAAGCATTTGGGGTGGTGAATTTTTCCAGGTAACTGCCCAGGGCTGCGATCGTCTGGCTCATTTCAAACCTTTCCCCTTACCCGGGGGCGATCGCGCAAGTCGTGAACCCCGTCGCAGTGCCTTGGGGTTTTTGTCCCAGGAGTTTGATTTATCAGAATTAAAAAGCTTAAATTTATCCATGCTCCAAGCTTTTACTGAGACAGAATTAAATTTGCTCTGGTCAATGCTGGAGAAAAAAATCAATAGCCCATTAACCTCAAGTGCAGGACGAATATTTGATGCGATCGCCTCTATTTTAGATGTGCATCAATGCATTACTTTTGAGGGACAAGCGGCCATGGCCCTAGAATTTCTTGCTCAGACAATCAGAACAGATAAAGCCTATAATTTCACGATTGGCAATCAAAGTTTTCCTAGAGAGATTAGTCTTGAAATAACCATTCGAGAAATTCTCCAAGACCTCACCCAAGGTATTTGTAAAGCAGTAATCACTGCCAAGTTTCACAATACCCTAACTGAAATAATTCTCGCCCTTGCCCAACAAACCAGAATAGAGCAAATTGTTTTAACGGGGGGCTGTTTTCAAAATAAATATCTTTTAGAACGGACAATTCAAAAATTAGAACAGGCGCAGTTCAAAGTTTACTATCCTCAGAAAATCCCGCCCAATGATGGTGCGATCGCCCTAGGGCAAATCATCGCAGTGGCCCGGGGTTTACCGGATTGAGATTTGAGATTAAACAAGTTGCCATTAAACCTTGGCCCGTCTAAACAGTTCCGTCATCGTGAAAGTCAGTTGGGGAAATAAATCATCGGCGATCGCCTGGTCCCCGCGATAGGTCATGGGGGGCAAATCCGGTGCAAAAACCGTTAAACTGCGCTCCCGGTCACTGACGAGCCAGACCCGCGCTACCCCCGCCGCCAGATAATCGAGGGCTTTATGGGTCATTTCCTCGAAAGATTGCCCAGGGGAAAGGATCTCCACCACCAACTCCGGCGCCACAGGACAGGCCTCATTGCCCAGATCTAGATCAGCCAACTTGCCATCGGACACATAGCTCACATCGGGCACTGGACACCAATCTGCACCATTTCGTTTAAGGGCGATCGCCCATTCAGGGTAAGCATCTCCCACCAAGGGCGACTGATCATCACTGCCCCATTCCGATAACGTGATCAAAATAGCGCGTTGTAAGCAGGAGTGAATACGTTTGGGTGACATTTTTAGAATCGCTTGACCATCTTGGAGTTCATAGGGCCGCTCTCCCTCTGGTAAAGCGAAAAACTCTTGCAATGAGAGAGAGGAGGTTGATGTTGTTAGGCTGGCAACCATAGGAAAACCTCAAGTCTGTAGCTCTAGTGTAGGCAATTTTTCGGCAAACCAAGTGGTTTTCGCTACGATCAAAATAGGTGAAATTGACCGATAAAAAATACCTCAACAAAGAACCCCATGTGCCTTGCAGTACCCGGAAAGATTTTAGCAATCACTGGTGATGATCCTCTCCTAACAATGGGCCGCATTAGCTTCGGTGGCGTGGTGCGGGAGGTGAGTCTGGCCTATGTGCCCGAGGCCCAAGTAGGCGATTACGTGATTGTTCATGCCGGATTTGCTTTGAACCTCATCGATGAAGCGGCTGCTACAGAGACCCTAGCGACCTTCGCCGAAATTGCAGCATTTTCTGGGGGGAAGCCTAATGAAATTCGTTGATGAATTTCGCGACCCACAGGCAGTCCATCGCTACATCCAGGCGATCGCCCAAACGGTCACCCAACCCTGGACGATTATGGAGATCTGTGGCGGCCAGACCCACAGCATTATGAAATATGGCCTCGACCAACTGCTTCCCCCAGAGATTCAGCTGATCCACGGCCCTGGTTGCCCCGTCTGTGTCACCCCCGCTGAGTTAATTGATCAGGCGATCGCCCTCGCCCAGTTACCCGGTGTGATTCTCTGCTCCTTTGGGGATATGCTGCGCGTGCCAGGGACAACCGCAGATCTGCTCTCGGTCAAGGCCCAGGGGGCGGATGTGCGGATGGTCTATTCTCCCCTCGACGCGCTGCAATTGGCCCAGGCAAATCCAGCCAAAGAAATTATCTTTTTTGCGGTGGGTTTTGAAACCACAGCTCCCACCACGGCGATGGCTGTCTACCAAGCAGATAGATTGGGCCTCAAAAATTTTTCCCTACTGGTGGCCCATGTCTTAGTGCCCCCCGCGATCGAGGCGATTCTCTCCGTACCCGACTGTCAGATCCAGGGCTTTTTGCTCGCTGGTCATGTGTGTACTGTGATGGGCTACGGGGAATATCAGGCGATCGCCCAAACCTATCAAATCCCCCTAGTGGTGACGGGGTTCGAGCCCCTGGACATCGTCCAGGGCATTTATCTCTGTGTGCAGCAATTAGAGGCAGGCCAGGCAGAAATCACAAACCAATATCAGCGGGTCGTCCAGGCCCAAGGGAACCCCACAGCAAAAAAAATTGTGGCGGAAGTCTTTACCACCGTCCCAAAAATGTGGCGCGGTATCGCCGAAATTCCGCGCAGTGGTCTGGGTTTGCGAGAAAAATACCAAGCCTTTGATGCCAGTCGCAAATTTAAACTCAATTCAGGATTGTCTCAGCTCCAAGAACCCTCTCCCTGTATCAGCGGTGAAATTCTCCAGGGCCAGAAAAAACCCCATCACTGCCCCGCCTTTGGTAATGCCTGCACCCCAGAGCATCCCCTAGGTGCACCGATGGTCTCCTCCGAAGGGGCCTGCGCCGCCTATTATCGCTATGGAAAATTTCTTGCCATGGCCTAGCGATCGCCCCGAGAACGAAGATGACGACCCTTGGGCGTTTTCCGGGAACTTTGGGATTTTTGTTGAAATGTCTGCCAAGCAGCCTGAATGCCGGTCCAAGTGATATGACTGCGTCGCTGTACCCGCTGAATTTGGTGCTGGGTCTGCTTCAACCCTTTTTCTGTTTGCTGAAGGATCCCCCGGGCACTCTTAAAGCTCGCTTCTAGTTCATCGGTTAGCTCAGTAATATCGCCCCCAGTACG
The nucleotide sequence above comes from [Synechococcus] sp. NIES-970. Encoded proteins:
- a CDS encoding hypothetical protein (conserved hypothetical protein) encodes the protein MQNPLFWLLLSFLLVAVSLTAVLAAAFPAFLELGRAARSAEKLLDTLNREIPRTLAALRRTGGDITELTDELEASFKSARGILQQTEKGLKQTQHQIQRVQRRSHITWTGIQAAWQTFQQKSQSSRKTPKGRHLRSRGDR
- the hypF gene encoding [NiFe] hydrogenase maturation protein HypF; amino-acid sequence: MQQRRRLTITGTVQGVGFRPFVYQVAQELGLTGWVSNSAAGVVIEIEGGRSPLDSFSERLRTALPVNARIDTLTSETIEPVGDRTFSIHTSQTGEKTALVLPDLATCSVCLGEIFDPNNRRYQYPFTNCTHCGPRYSIIETLPYDRPRTAMAQFPMCAACQQEYENPGDRRFHAQPNACPDCGPQLTFCGNDGVVIARKNEALQAAVEALKQGKIVALKGLGGFQLLVDARNFQAVQILRDRKGRPHKPFAVMYPDLNKLKQDCLVSEVAKTILVSAASPIVLLPKKETILLAQNVAPDNPYLGVILPYTPLHHLLLKKLDFPVVATSGNLSNEPICIDNQVAHERLQNIADYFLSHNRPILRAVDDSVIQIIHQTPVILRRARGYAPEPIYLKKSLPKKILAVGAHLKNTVAIGQDRHIFLSQHIGDLSNPITLETAVQTLQKLGQIYDFQPDIIACDRHPDYLSTNYAKNLAESLGLPLIQVQHHEAHLYACIAEHQLEPPILGIAWDGTGYGTDGSIWGGEFFQVTAQGCDRLAHFKPFPLPGGDRASREPRRSALGFLSQEFDLSELKSLNLSMLQAFTETELNLLWSMLEKKINSPLTSSAGRIFDAIASILDVHQCITFEGQAAMALEFLAQTIRTDKAYNFTIGNQSFPREISLEITIREILQDLTQGICKAVITAKFHNTLTEIILALAQQTRIEQIVLTGGCFQNKYLLERTIQKLEQAQFKVYYPQKIPPNDGAIALGQIIAVARGLPD
- the hypD gene encoding hydrogenase expression/formation protein HypD, yielding MKFVDEFRDPQAVHRYIQAIAQTVTQPWTIMEICGGQTHSIMKYGLDQLLPPEIQLIHGPGCPVCVTPAELIDQAIALAQLPGVILCSFGDMLRVPGTTADLLSVKAQGADVRMVYSPLDALQLAQANPAKEIIFFAVGFETTAPTTAMAVYQADRLGLKNFSLLVAHVLVPPAIEAILSVPDCQIQGFLLAGHVCTVMGYGEYQAIAQTYQIPLVVTGFEPLDIVQGIYLCVQQLEAGQAEITNQYQRVVQAQGNPTAKKIVAEVFTTVPKMWRGIAEIPRSGLGLREKYQAFDASRKFKLNSGLSQLQEPSPCISGEILQGQKKPHHCPAFGNACTPEHPLGAPMVSSEGACAAYYRYGKFLAMA
- the hypC gene encoding hydrogenase assembly chaperone HypC/HupF, yielding MCLAVPGKILAITGDDPLLTMGRISFGGVVREVSLAYVPEAQVGDYVIVHAGFALNLIDEAAATETLATFAEIAAFSGGKPNEIR